In the Pseudanabaena sp. PCC 7367 genome, one interval contains:
- a CDS encoding NAD(P)/FAD-dependent oxidoreductase: MRVIVVGGGAAGFFGAIACARANPLAQVKLFEAGSKPLAKVLISGGGRCNVTHACFDPAKLVEHYPRGGREMRGALSRFQPRDLVQWFEHESVLLKTEADGRMFPTTDDSSTIADCLINAARQAGVEIYTRSPVVDVQANDHKFLLTLRSGQEVIGDRLLLATGGSPQGYQLAQQLGHEIIAPVPSLFTFNINDPKLHQLAGVSVEQVQASIKALGTIDNSAIHAIHAIHNNSSTIALTQATNQINKQPQPTRNKKTTNKKKPADLTQSGPLLITHWGMSGPAVLKLSAWGARFLSDRHYQAQLQINWLPNLNSDQIRQQLLTTKQQFPKRQISSYCPFNLPKRLWQYLLMGVAIAADLRWADLAKTQINQLITQLNSCEQTIAGKGVFKEEFVTCGGVSLKEVDFKTMQSRICPDLFFAGEVLDIDGVTGGFNFQSAWTTAWLAGNAIANL; the protein is encoded by the coding sequence ATGCGGGTAATTGTAGTAGGAGGTGGGGCGGCTGGTTTTTTTGGGGCGATCGCCTGTGCCAGAGCCAATCCCCTTGCCCAGGTAAAGCTATTTGAAGCTGGCAGTAAACCCCTGGCCAAGGTGTTGATTTCTGGGGGTGGTCGTTGCAATGTTACCCATGCCTGTTTTGATCCAGCTAAGCTGGTGGAGCATTATCCCAGGGGTGGCCGGGAGATGCGGGGGGCGTTGAGTCGATTTCAGCCCCGCGATCTGGTGCAGTGGTTTGAGCATGAATCAGTGTTACTCAAAACTGAGGCAGATGGACGCATGTTCCCAACCACCGACGATTCCAGCACAATCGCTGATTGCTTGATCAATGCGGCGCGGCAGGCAGGGGTAGAAATTTATACCCGATCGCCCGTGGTTGATGTCCAAGCTAACGATCATAAGTTCTTGCTCACCCTGCGATCGGGGCAGGAAGTGATTGGCGATCGCCTCCTCTTGGCCACAGGCGGGAGCCCCCAGGGCTATCAGTTAGCACAGCAACTAGGTCATGAGATCATTGCACCAGTGCCTTCGTTGTTTACCTTCAATATTAATGATCCAAAGCTGCATCAACTGGCTGGTGTGAGTGTTGAGCAGGTGCAGGCAAGCATTAAAGCCTTAGGAACTATTGATAATTCAGCCATACATGCCATACATGCCATACATAATAATTCATCAACGATCGCCCTTACCCAAGCAACAAATCAAATCAATAAACAGCCTCAACCGACGCGGAACAAGAAAACAACAAATAAAAAGAAACCAGCCGACCTCACTCAATCTGGCCCGCTGTTAATTACCCATTGGGGCATGAGTGGCCCTGCGGTATTGAAACTATCGGCCTGGGGAGCCAGATTCCTAAGCGATCGCCACTATCAAGCTCAGCTTCAGATCAACTGGTTGCCCAATTTAAATTCAGATCAAATTCGCCAGCAATTATTAACCACCAAGCAACAATTTCCCAAACGTCAGATAAGTAGCTATTGCCCGTTTAATTTACCCAAGCGACTATGGCAATATTTACTAATGGGGGTGGCGATCGCCGCAGACTTGCGTTGGGCAGATTTAGCCAAAACGCAGATTAATCAATTAATTACCCAATTAAATAGTTGTGAACAAACGATCGCTGGCAAGGGCGTTTTTAAGGAGGAATTTGTCACCTGTGGCGGTGTGAGTTTAAAAGAAGTAGACTTTAAGACAATGCAGAGTCGCATTTGCCCTGATTTATTTTTTGCGGGCGAGGTGCTGGATATTGATGGTGTTACGGGTGGGTTTAATTTTCAAAGCGCCTGGACTACGGCATGGCTGGCTGGTAATGCGATCGCCAATTTGTAA
- a CDS encoding amino acid permease — MVKNNSDPQATAGASVVEPATGGLGTFAGVFTPSILTILGVIMYLRFGWVVGNVGLKGTLVIVTIATLITFLTGLSISEIATDRVVRVGGAYYMISRSLGIETGGAVGIPLYFAQTLSVALYTIGFAESVSLTFQGLDQKLVALITTLLVAFLAIKSAQLAIKAQYFIMAAIIISLLSFALGKPLDGIEIDMWAVPAQPEEGFWGVFAVFFPAVTGITAGVNLSGDLKNPSRSIPIGTMAAIAAGYAVYMILPFFMAWRADPQSLIEDRLIMRQLSFWGDAILLGVWGATLSSAIGSILGAPRVLQALARDGVLPRQLKFLGAGSGADDEPRVGTVVTLAIALIAVAVGDLNLIAPVLTMFFLTTYLVLNVAAGIETFLRSPSFRPTFWVHWAWSLLGAIGCLAVMFLINAVATTVAAVIVAGIFLWLEQRELESAWGDVRRGIWMALIRAGILRLDYKPDAKNWRPNILVFSGSPTKRWHLIELAAIITHNRGLITVASVLPCDFGNPARQTQMEVTVRDYLSKHGIQSLVRIVTADDPYAGAEQLVQAYGLGPLIPNTVILGDNENAESRDRYCQFIANLYQSDRNVVIFREIDKLKRVQHRRIDVWWGGLQGNGGLMLLLAHLLQTSVLWRRAEINLRLVAPTESAAQSAHNNLENLMQELRIRAIPQIIVAADRPFKEILGNSSQDADLVFLGIARPDQVEDYAKYYQNLQSMAGTLSTTVVLVLASPSFTYTDVL; from the coding sequence ATGGTCAAAAATAATTCCGATCCGCAAGCCACCGCCGGGGCGAGTGTAGTTGAGCCAGCTACTGGTGGTCTGGGCACTTTTGCCGGAGTTTTTACACCCTCAATCTTGACTATTTTGGGCGTAATTATGTATCTGCGCTTTGGTTGGGTAGTTGGCAATGTCGGGTTAAAGGGCACTTTGGTGATCGTCACGATCGCTACTTTGATTACTTTCCTGACCGGGCTATCGATTTCCGAAATTGCCACCGATCGTGTGGTACGGGTGGGCGGTGCTTATTACATGATTTCTCGATCGCTGGGGATTGAAACTGGCGGTGCGGTGGGCATCCCGCTATATTTTGCCCAAACCCTTTCTGTTGCTCTTTACACGATCGGTTTTGCGGAGAGTGTATCGCTTACTTTCCAGGGGTTAGATCAAAAGCTCGTAGCATTAATCACTACCCTATTGGTGGCATTCCTGGCGATCAAGTCGGCACAACTGGCCATTAAAGCTCAATATTTCATCATGGCGGCGATCATTATCTCGCTGCTGTCCTTTGCGCTGGGTAAACCCCTGGATGGGATTGAAATAGATATGTGGGCGGTTCCGGCTCAGCCAGAAGAAGGCTTCTGGGGCGTGTTTGCGGTATTTTTTCCCGCCGTTACAGGCATTACCGCAGGCGTAAATTTGTCCGGCGATCTCAAAAATCCCTCCCGTTCCATTCCGATCGGCACCATGGCGGCGATCGCGGCTGGTTATGCGGTTTATATGATTTTGCCGTTTTTTATGGCCTGGCGCGCTGACCCCCAAAGCCTGATTGAAGATCGGCTGATTATGAGACAACTTTCGTTCTGGGGTGATGCGATTTTATTGGGGGTGTGGGGAGCAACCCTATCCAGTGCGATCGGTAGTATTTTGGGTGCGCCTAGGGTATTGCAAGCGTTGGCCAGAGATGGCGTGCTGCCCAGACAGCTTAAGTTTTTGGGGGCGGGTAGTGGTGCGGATGATGAACCTAGAGTAGGAACAGTAGTAACCCTGGCGATCGCCCTGATTGCGGTGGCAGTTGGTGATTTGAACTTGATTGCGCCAGTTTTGACCATGTTCTTCCTAACCACCTACCTGGTGCTGAATGTAGCCGCTGGGATCGAAACTTTTCTGCGCAGTCCTTCGTTTCGCCCCACTTTCTGGGTGCATTGGGCCTGGTCTTTACTGGGAGCAATCGGCTGCCTGGCAGTGATGTTTTTAATTAATGCCGTTGCTACTACAGTGGCGGCGGTAATTGTGGCTGGGATTTTCCTGTGGCTAGAGCAGCGGGAGCTAGAAAGTGCCTGGGGGGATGTGCGACGGGGGATCTGGATGGCGCTGATTCGGGCGGGGATTTTGCGCCTTGATTACAAACCTGATGCCAAGAACTGGCGGCCGAATATTTTAGTGTTCTCCGGATCACCCACCAAACGATGGCATTTAATTGAATTAGCGGCAATTATTACCCACAATCGCGGCTTGATTACGGTTGCCAGCGTGCTGCCCTGTGATTTTGGCAATCCCGCTCGACAGACCCAAATGGAGGTCACGGTACGCGACTATTTGAGTAAGCATGGGATTCAGAGTTTGGTGCGGATTGTCACAGCCGACGACCCCTATGCGGGCGCAGAGCAACTGGTGCAAGCCTATGGTTTGGGGCCCTTGATTCCTAATACGGTGATCCTGGGTGATAATGAAAATGCCGAGAGCCGCGATCGCTACTGTCAATTTATTGCTAATTTATATCAGAGCGATCGAAACGTAGTGATTTTCCGTGAGATCGACAAGCTCAAGCGGGTTCAACATCGCCGGATTGATGTGTGGTGGGGCGGCTTGCAGGGTAACGGTGGTCTGATGTTGTTGCTGGCGCATCTACTGCAAACTAGTGTGCTATGGCGCAGGGCGGAAATAAACCTCAGGCTGGTAGCACCAACCGAAAGTGCCGCTCAGTCTGCCCACAACAATTTAGAGAATTTGATGCAAGAACTCAGAATCCGGGCGATCCCACAGATCATCGTAGCTGCCGATCGCCCCTTCAAAGAGATCTTGGGCAATTCATCCCAGGATGCGGATCTGGTCTTCTTAGGGATCGCTCGTCCTGACCAAGTTGAGGATTATGCTAAGTATTATCAAAACTTACAAAGTATGGCCGGAACCCTATCCACTACTGTGGTGCTGGTGCTGGCTTCGCCGAGTTTTACCTATACCGATGTGCTCTAA
- the bioU gene encoding (S)-8-amino-7-oxononanoate synthase BioU, translating into MTIKVGILGFGGLGQAAAKILNQKQEMTWVAVADKNGFAYAPQGLDLKTTIAAYQNQDSVGHLEPFGLLSTESIAELIATAQDVDGYFLALPNLPNTFMASVAQQFIEAGWQGVLVDAIKRTSAVEQLVELTTDLTNCGITYMTGCGATPGLLTAAASIAAQSFAEVHSMEIEFGVGIANWAAYRATIREDIAHMPGYDVETARAMSDAEVEALLEQTNGILSLKDMEHADDILLERLGICSRDRVTVGGIVDTRNPKKPISTTMKLTGRTFEGKISTHTFTLGDETSMAANVCGPAFGYLKAGLSLHQRGISGLFTSAEVMPLFVK; encoded by the coding sequence ATGACAATTAAGGTGGGAATTCTGGGATTTGGTGGACTTGGTCAAGCGGCGGCTAAAATACTCAACCAAAAGCAGGAAATGACCTGGGTGGCAGTCGCCGACAAAAATGGGTTTGCCTATGCACCACAGGGATTGGATCTAAAAACTACGATCGCGGCCTATCAAAATCAGGATTCAGTTGGACATCTAGAACCATTTGGATTGCTCTCAACTGAGAGTATTGCCGAATTGATCGCCACGGCTCAGGATGTGGACGGCTATTTCCTGGCATTACCCAACTTACCAAATACATTTATGGCCAGTGTTGCCCAGCAATTTATTGAAGCTGGCTGGCAAGGAGTTTTGGTGGATGCGATCAAGCGCACCAGTGCAGTTGAACAGTTGGTGGAGCTAACTACAGATTTAACCAATTGTGGTATCACCTATATGACTGGCTGCGGCGCAACACCGGGTCTGTTAACTGCTGCTGCCTCGATCGCGGCGCAGAGCTTTGCCGAAGTGCACAGCATGGAAATTGAATTTGGGGTGGGGATCGCCAATTGGGCGGCCTATCGCGCCACGATCCGCGAAGATATTGCCCATATGCCTGGGTATGATGTGGAAACCGCCAGGGCAATGAGTGATGCTGAGGTGGAAGCATTGCTAGAGCAAACCAATGGCATTCTTAGTCTCAAGGATATGGAACATGCCGACGATATTTTGTTAGAGCGACTGGGCATTTGTAGCCGCGATCGGGTCACCGTCGGTGGGATTGTTGATACGCGCAACCCCAAAAAGCCAATCAGCACCACCATGAAATTGACGGGACGCACCTTTGAGGGCAAAATCTCTACCCATACCTTCACCCTGGGCGATGAAACCAGCATGGCGGCGAATGTATGTGGCCCTGCCTTTGGCTATCTCAAGGCGGGCTTAAGTCTGCATCAGCGCGGCATCAGTGGCTTATTCACCTCAGCGGAAGTGATGCCTTTATTTGTGAAGTAA
- a CDS encoding TMEM175 family protein produces MQKGRLEAFSDGVLAIVITIMVLEMKVPDEANLAALEPIIPVFISYVISFIYLGIYWNNHHHLLQISTQINGHILWANLHLLFWLSLIPFATGWIGENNFATLPVVLYGVILFFAAIAYRILTIALIRHHGQNSPLAKAMANDTKGNISLASYVIAIPLSFVNPLLSFGLYILVAAIWFIPDRRIERITNS; encoded by the coding sequence ATGCAAAAAGGACGGTTAGAAGCATTTAGTGATGGCGTACTAGCGATCGTAATTACGATTATGGTGCTAGAAATGAAAGTACCCGATGAAGCTAACCTAGCCGCCCTAGAGCCAATTATCCCCGTGTTTATTAGCTATGTAATTAGCTTTATTTATCTGGGGATCTATTGGAATAACCACCACCATCTATTGCAGATTTCAACCCAGATTAATGGACACATCCTGTGGGCCAACTTGCATTTGTTATTTTGGTTATCATTGATTCCCTTTGCAACCGGTTGGATTGGTGAGAATAATTTCGCCACCCTGCCAGTGGTGCTCTATGGTGTGATTTTATTTTTTGCCGCGATCGCCTATCGCATCTTGACGATCGCCTTAATTAGGCACCACGGTCAAAACTCCCCCTTGGCGAAGGCAATGGCGAATGATACCAAAGGCAATATATCACTAGCTTCTTATGTGATCGCAATTCCGCTTTCCTTCGTAAACCCACTGCTCAGCTTTGGTTTATATATCCTGGTGGCAGCAATCTGGTTTATTCCCGATCGTCGGATCGAGAGAATAACTAATTCTTAG
- a CDS encoding F0F1 ATP synthase subunit gamma, whose product MANLKSIRDRISSVKNTRKITEAMRLVAAAKVRRAQQQVLATRPFADRLAQVLFRLQSRLKFTDVELPLLQTRPVKNVAIVVISGDRGLCGGYNTNVIRRAENRAKELTEQGIGYTYVLAGRKAVQYFTRREQPIEAEFTGLEQIPTAAEAGMIADELLSAFLSETVDRVELVYTRFISLISSRPVVQTILPLDPQGLEPKDDEIFRLIVKEGQFEVERETLETVVREVPADMIFEQDPVQILDALLPLYFNNQLLRALQEAAASELAARMTAMNNASENAVELIKTLTLQYNKARQASITQQILEIASGAEALNN is encoded by the coding sequence ATGGCAAACCTAAAATCGATCCGCGATCGCATCTCTAGCGTCAAAAATACCCGCAAAATCACCGAAGCTATGCGCCTGGTGGCAGCCGCTAAGGTGAGACGGGCACAACAACAGGTTTTGGCAACCCGTCCCTTTGCCGATCGCCTTGCCCAGGTGTTATTCCGCTTACAAAGCCGTCTCAAATTTACCGATGTTGAGCTACCCTTATTGCAAACGCGCCCAGTTAAAAACGTAGCGATCGTGGTTATTTCTGGCGATCGGGGTCTGTGCGGTGGCTATAACACCAATGTGATTCGCCGCGCCGAAAACCGCGCCAAGGAACTCACTGAACAGGGCATTGGCTATACATATGTACTGGCTGGTCGCAAAGCGGTGCAATATTTTACTCGCCGCGAACAGCCGATCGAAGCAGAATTTACTGGCCTGGAGCAAATCCCCACTGCCGCTGAAGCTGGCATGATTGCCGATGAGCTATTGTCGGCGTTCCTGTCGGAAACAGTCGATCGGGTTGAGCTAGTTTATACCCGCTTTATTTCGTTGATTAGTTCCCGCCCCGTGGTGCAAACCATCTTGCCCCTCGATCCCCAAGGACTGGAGCCCAAGGACGACGAAATCTTCCGCTTGATTGTGAAAGAAGGTCAATTTGAGGTGGAGCGCGAGACCCTGGAAACAGTGGTTAGAGAAGTACCTGCTGATATGATCTTTGAGCAAGATCCCGTGCAAATCTTAGATGCCCTCCTACCGCTCTATTTTAATAACCAATTGTTGCGGGCACTACAGGAAGCGGCGGCGAGCGAATTGGCGGCCAGAATGACCGCGATGAATAATGCTAGCGAGAATGCAGTCGAGCTAATCAAAACCCTGACTTTGCAATATAACAAAGCACGTCAGGCCAGCATTACTCAACAAATTCTGGAGATCGCCAGTGGTGCAGAAGCATTGAACAATTAA